From the Chrysiogenia bacterium genome, the window GAGATCGTGCTCTTCGTGCTGAGCATGATCGCCGGCCTGCCGCCCCCGCTCTTTGCGGTGCAGCTCCTCTGGCTCAATCTCGTAACCAATGGCATTCAGGACGTGGCACTGGCCTTCGAGCCCGGAGAGGGCGACGAACTGCGCATTGCGCCGCGTCCGCCGCGTGAGCCGATTTTCAACAAGGTGATGATCGAGCGCTGCCTGCTCTCGGCAGTCATTGTGGGCGGTGTCTCTTTCGGACACTTTCAGTGGTTCGTGCGGCAGGGCTGGGACATCGATTCAGCCCGCAACAGCGTTCTGCTGCTTCTGGTCCTTTTTGAGAACATCATGGTTGGCAACGCGCGCTCGGAGCTTCGATCGGGCCTCACGCAGAATCCCTGGCGCAACCCGCTGCTTCTGGGCGGGACGGTCCTGGCGCAACTCATTCACATTGGCGCGGCATTCGTGCCGGGCCTTAACGACATCCTGCATCTCGAGCCGGTCTCGCTCATCCACTGGGCCGAGCTGCTGGGTTGGGCATTGACCGTCTTCGCAGGGATGGAGTTCTACAAGTGGCTGCGCCGCCGTGGGCTCAGGCCGAGTTCGAGCTAGAAGCCTTCCTCATTCCGGGCAGAGCACCGAAACCCCGTTCTCGAAGTATCTTTCCCGATAACCCGCGGCCCGCAGGCGCGCTGAGAGGCCGCCGCGCGGGTCGCGTCGATGGAGGATAGGCTCGTAGATGAAGGCGCAGTCTCCCGCATCCTCGATGCGGGCGGACCAGTCGTTTAGCTGCGCGTCGCTCGCGGGCTCGGCCAGTGCGGCCCAGGCGGCGGCCGTTGCGGGCGGATCCCGTGTGATGCCGCGCCAGGTGACGGGAAGCTCGCTTCCGTAGAACGCCGCGACGGATGCAAACTCCTCGGGGTGCATGCGAAGGGTGGTGTCCTCGGGCAGCGAGGCAACGGCGCGCGTTTGAAGGGCGCGGATGCTGAAGGCGCTGCGGAACTCGCTGGAAAAGACCACGGCAAAAAACGCGCAGACCAGCAGCCCCCCGGCGGCGCCCACTGCCAGCGCCGCGCGGCGCGGCAGGCTCTCGAAGGCTGCTGCCGCCAGCAGCAGCAGGATGGGAACAAAGGCCGCGTACCCGCGGGCGTAGAAGACCGGCGGCCGCCCGGCGGCCAGCAGGGCGATGGCCATGAGGAGCGGGCCCAAAGCACCAGCAATGGCCAGCGGGAGCGTCGCTTCAAACCGCCACAGCCTGCGCGCGCCAAAGGCCAGGCCGGCCAGCAGTAAGAGCGCGGCGCTCGTCTCCAACGCGAATACCCACGTGGGCAGGGCGGGGGCGCGCAGCAGGGAGTCGACGGCAAAGAAGGTGCCCAGCAGTGCCGCGCCGGGGCGCTGGACCACCAGATCCGCCGAGAGCACCCCGTGCATGGCGCGGGCGGCCGGATCGAGAAGCGGCGGCAGGACGACCATGACGGCGGCAAGCATCGGGAGCTGCGCCAGACCCAGCGCAAGCCAGTCGGGCAGTTCCAGCCGGGCGCGCAGCGTCCAGAGAATCCCCAGCGCCATGGCGAGGAAAAAGGGGAGCGTCCAGTAGCCCCCCAGCAGCAGGCCGAAGAGTTCAAGAAGCGCAATGCCGGGCGCCAGCGAGGCAGCACGCTCCGGCGTTTCGATGAGCGCGCGCACCAGCTCGAGCCCCAGCAGCGCGATGAGCGTTGCCAGCACGTATTCCTCGGCCT encodes:
- a CDS encoding cation transporting ATPase C-terminal domain-containing protein, translated to PAMRAANVSVAMGRRGTDVARETAELILTDDNFASIVGGVEEGRIAYSNIRKVIYLLIATGGAEIVLFVLSMIAGLPPPLFAVQLLWLNLVTNGIQDVALAFEPGEGDELRIAPRPPREPIFNKVMIERCLLSAVIVGGVSFGHFQWFVRQGWDIDSARNSVLLLLVLFENIMVGNARSELRSGLTQNPWRNPLLLGGTVLAQLIHIGAAFVPGLNDILHLEPVSLIHWAELLGWALTVFAGMEFYKWLRRRGLRPSSS